Genomic DNA from Brevinematales bacterium:
TTTCTTAGTGTTATGAAATATATTCAATTTGGCATCACTACTTAATCGGTATAGAACGATAGAACTTCCCGAGGTCTATTTATATATTTCATGCTCTATAAGATATATTTCTCGCCTGCGCACATTTTTAAAAAAGCGGTATTTTCCTTCGCGGTGTGTTTTTTTCTGAAGATATCTATGAACATCATAACTAAAATAGAGGTCAGCACTATAGCCTTATAGCACAAATAAGATAAAATAAACGCGTGCTTCCTGAAATACTTAATTTTACTGACGGTAGAAATATTCCATTTTCGGAATGAGTTCTGCGGGCTGCCTCCCTCGAGATGGATAATTTTTGGCCCGGTAATTATCATGCGCTTCCAGTTCTTTTTTTTCATCCTGTATTGGAGATCGTTTTCTTCGGAATAAAGGAAGAAAGATTCGTCGAATGGCCCGCATTCGGAAATCGCATTTTTTGGGACGAACATATCCGCACCGACAATCACTTCCACTTCTTTGGTTTCCCCCGGAGTAGTAGAAGCAGGGGTAGATTTCTTTCTTCGCAGAATTTTCCTTGTCATTTTTTTTATCCGGTTGAAAATCTCCTGAAATAATCGATGAAAACCGCCGTAAGAGTTGGTAACTTTTAAATCTTTATCAAATAAATATGTCCCGATACATCCTATATGTTCCGCTTCATGCTCTTCCATAAAATCATAGAATTGCTTGATCGCATTATTCAGAAGAATAGTGTCGCAGTTTAGAAAGAACAGGTATTTTCCTCCGGCATGAGGGATTCCCAGATTATTGCCCGCGCCAAACCCGCGGTTTTCTTTGCTCGCGATTAACGTAATATTTTTAATATTTTCCCTGATAAAATTGACGGAGGTTTCGGATGATGCGTTATCCACGACGATTAATTCATAATTTAGACCTTTCGTTTTCTCCCGGATAGATTGAATGCAATTTTGCAATAACTTTTCGGTATTGTAATTTACAAAGATGACTGATACGTCTATTTTTTCTTGAGAAAGTTTACCACCTTCTTTCCGGGAGATATTATCATTCATTTTCAGTCCTTTTTTGGATTCGAAGCGCTCGGTGAATAATAAACTTTCATAGAACCATAAATTCCAAGATTTATTAAATATTATAAGGATATTCCCCATTTCTCTCAAATATCGGGCGGGGTCGGATAATGCGGCGTTTTCATTTTCCCATGCTTGTTTTTTTTCCGCGCGTGGGGTATAATATGGACGCTTGAATTGGATTGCATGAGCCGTAAAACCCCTGATGATTCCTGTCATCCGGGGCTTATAAATCGTCAAAAAGAAAATGGAGGAACTGCGATGAAAAAAAAATTTATAGGGCTTCTGATGATACTGGCCGCGGCATCGGGAGCATACGCGAAGAACGAGATACAACAGGCGCAGGTTATTCCCAACGGGTTCGTCGTGAACTCTTCGGGATTAGCCGACGATTGTATGTCGCTATTCATCAATCCCTCCGGGTTATCGCGGCTCGACCGTATCAACTTCCTTGTCTCCACCGGGCAGTCTCTCGACCTGAACTTCGCGGGCATCTCAGGGACTCTCCCGTATATCGGGGGGATGGGTATCGGTATCTTCCGCTTGACCACCGCGCAGGGGACGACCAAAGAAGGGCTTGTGATCGGGTGGGGTAAGGAACTCCTCGAATCGTTCGCGGTGGGGCTGAATTTCCGCACTGCCGCCCCGACCGTATTCGGGATGAATCACAACCTCCTATTCGACGTCGGGCTGATGGTCTATCCGAATTCTAGCTGGGGCGCGTTCTTCGCGGGCTCATGGATAGCGAACCGCCTGCATATCGGCGCGGTGCTGCAGAATATCGGGAAGCATACCGGGGACGACCTCGACGAGGAGATGAACCTCCGTCTGGGGCTTTCCTATAATATCAAGGAAATCTGGACGAAGGTGTTTTTCGAGAAGAACCTGATCAGCACGGCGGACTTTTTTACCCTCGGGTTCGAGTTTAAACCGAAGCCGCTCGAATGGATCACCCTGCGTTTCGCGTACGACGTCAACTGGGAACGGGACGATTTCAAGATCGGGCTGAGTTTCAACGGGCTGGATTTCAGTCTCGACGCGGGTTACTCGGTCAACCGGAACGATTACCATGTTTCGGTGACGGGGTACTTCGAGAGCTCCAAGAAGGATATCGCCGAGGAAGTTTATGACGACGGGATGGGGCTATATAAGGAAGCGTTGGCGTATGATAAAAATAACGACGACTCGGCGTACTTCAGCTATAAGGCGGCGCTGGCGAAATTTAAGCTCGCGCTGTTCTACGACCCTGAAAACGAGAAGGCGGACTATCAGCGGAATGTAGTCGAGGATGTTCTCGACGGGTATCTCAGCAAGTTCATCAAGAAGGCCGAGACCGCCGAGAAGGGGAAGGACTATATCAAGGCGCTGAATTACTATTATCAGGCGTCTCTGATAGAAAATACCGCCGAGATAGACGCGCGTGTCAAGGACCTCTCCACCAATAAAACGGTGAGCCAGTATATCGACGATAAGACCCAGTCCGCCGAGAAGAACTTCAAGAAGGGCGACCTGATCGCGGCGAAAAAGGACTATCAGGATATCTATGTCGCGAAACCGTACGATAAATCGATCGACGGCAAGATCAAGGACCTCGAGAACCTCCTCCGCGACAAGGCTAAGGTCTATTATGATAAGGCATACGACTATTACAAGAACAATAACTATAAGGCCTGCATCGACTATCTGAATAAGGCGCTGGTTTCGTACCCGGACTACCAGGACGCGAAGGAACTCAAGAGCGCCGCCAATTCGCTCTACCAGACGGCGGAGAACCTCAAGAACGCGTATGCGATGTACAAGCAGGGCAATACGATGGGGGCTCTCGCAGCGGTCAACAAGGTGCTGAATTACAATAAGAACAATTCCGACGCGCAGGAGTTGCAGGAAAAAATCATGGACAGTCTTCGCGCGGATATCAAGGCCAACCTTGACAAGGGTATCGTGTATTACAACGATAAGAAGTACGATAAGGCGATTGCCGAATTCAATAAGGTACTGACCGTAGATAAGAACAACAGCGTGGCGCTGGATTACAAGAATCGCGCCGAATCGAAACTCGAAGCGCTGAAAAAGCTGGGCGGAATGTAGCCCATGGAGGACTGATGCGTAAGAAACTCGGAGTCAATATCGACCATATCGCGACCCTGCGGGAAGCCCGCAAGACGAACTATCCCGACCCCGTGGAGGCCGCCGTATTCGCGGAACTCGCGGGCGCGGACGGGATCACGGCGCACCTGCGCGAGGACCGCCGTCATATCCAGGACCGCGACGTTTATATCCTGCGGAGCACCCTCAAGACCTCGCTCAACCTCGAGATGGCGCTCAATCCGTCTATCCTCGAGATCGCACTGAAGGTGCTTCCCGACGAGGTCTGTATCGTGCCGGAGAACCGTGAGGAAGTGACCACCGAGGGCGGACTCGACGTGATCGCGAACCGCGCGAAGCTCAGGGAGTTTGTCCCCGCGCTGCAGGAGAAGCGGATAGTCGTGAGCCTGTTCGTCGATCCCGACCCCCGTCAGATCGAGGCGGCTGTGGACTGCGGCGCGGAGTTTATCGAAATCCACACCGGGAGTTACGCCGACGCGAAGGGCGAGACCGTGTCGCACGCGGAGTTCGAGAAGGTGCGGAACGCCGCCGGGTTCGCGGTGTCGATCGGCCTGCGCGTCAACGCCGGGCATGGGCTGAACTACCGCAATGTCGCGCCCATCTGCGGCATCCCCCAGATCGAGGCGCTGAATATCGGGCACTCGATTGTCTCGCGCGCGGTGTATACCGGCCTCGAACGCGCGGTGCGGGATATGATCGACGCGATGAAATAGATTAGTATTTATTGGATCGGCAGCAGTTTCAGCCCCAGCACGATGATAAACGTTCCCACTACCCCGTTGACGAACTCCACCGCCAGTAACTTGCGGGGGTAGGTCGACTGGATCAGCATGTTCCAGAACCGGGGGTAGACCCGGACTGCGGAGAAAATCGCCGCGAGTATGAGCGCGGTAGTCCATCCTGTGGGCTCGGCGAACAGGCTCCGCAGGTAGATATACCCGGCGGTCAGGATATACACCTCCGCCTGCGTCCCCAGCGCCATCTTGAGGATATACTCGCCCTGCTTGGGCCACTTTCGGAGCGCGGGATGTTCGCCCGCATCTCGATACAGTTTCGCCGTGAAGGGGTTCATGTAGAGTATCCCCACCGCGACGAAATGGATCACGCCGATCACGAGCCCCCACAGTAAAATCTGCAATAGCATCTATGTCCTCCTATAGAGTATTCTTTGTTTACTAAATATTAATCTTCGTGTTTATTATTGTAATTAAAATTTGAATAATTGATCCAATTCCAATAAATATTAAGCCAAAAATTGTTAAGCACTTATTATTCTTGTCATCTGCTATATATCCCTGAAGGATTTCTGCTTGCTTCTGAATGAGTGAAATTTCTACTTGATTATTGGGTAAAATTGTGCCCATATCATATTCATTTTTGGGTTCTCTTTTTTCAATTCGTTCTTTTAAATATGCAATATTTTTTACAGTTTTTAGTCGAAATTCTTGAATATCAATTAATCTATTATTTATTATTGTAAAATATTCTATGCTATTCGCTGTCGATAATCGTAATCTTTTATATAAATTATTAAATGCAATTGCTAATAAAATCGTGCCTCCCACAATAAACACATATGACAGAATTGAAATAACCATAGTTTGCATAGTATACTTCTCCTTAGACACTTGGTTTTTATTATCAGTTTCGGCTGCGCTCGATGCCCGGTTATTCAACTACGGACACTGAGCGTAGCCGAAGTGTCCCGGACTACGATCCCCGTTATGGTCGTTGAGCGTAGTCGAAACGTGGTCGTTGAGCGTAGTCGAAACGTGGTCGTTGAGCGCGCGCCCTGAGCCTGTCTTCCGCGAATGCGGGAGGCGAAGCCGAAGGGTAGCCGAGGTTGGTCGCCGAGCGAAGCCGAGGCGAAGCTATCCCTTCTCCTCGGGTACCCTAGTTACATTCCTGCAAATAGCTAATTGATGGAGAAGTTTTTCATCCCCGTCCATCAATGCATCCTTTTTTGCGTGCCCCCATCCTTGTACCTGTTTCTCACGGTTAAACGCATCTTCGATACGGGTATATTCTTCATAGTATATTAAACTGACCGGAAGACGTTTCGACGTATAATTAGCGCCTTCACCCGATTGGTGTTCCGATAAGCGTTTCTCTAAGTTCCATGTACTCCCGGTATAGTACGTTCCGTCGCTGCATTGAAGAATATACATATACGGCATGAATTTTCCTTCTCCGGCATCTCGGCTGCGCTCGATGCCCGGTTATTCAATATCGGACACTGAGCGTAGCCGAAGTGTCCGTCCCGCAATAATCAGTATCCGATTGTTTTCTATACTGAAGTAAAATAAAAATCTTCATATATATAACCCGGTCGTTGAGCGAAGCCGAAACGACCGTCCTAATACATCCAATACCCCTTCAAATTCGGCAGGGTCTTGATATGCTCGATGAGTTCCCGCGAGTAACGGGTGCTGTACCGGTCGGAGGCGTTGACGGTGACGGGGGTGTTTTCCTCGAAGGTGTGGAACACGAGCTTGATCTGCCCGCGGTTGGATTGTTCGCGCGCGAGTTCGCGCAGTTTATCGAGCTTGTCCGCGAACCCGTTCCCGGTATGCGCGTTCTCGATATACATGTGCAGTTCGGTGAAACTCTCGCGCGCTCCGGTCAGGTCGTCGATCGGGCGGACGCTCGCCACATCGTACTGGAGCCCGTTGTTGCCCTGCGTGATCACCACACGGACGCAGACGAACGAGGTGGGCTGGATGAACGGTTTGAACTGCTCGTACTTCTCGGAGAACAGGAAGAATCGGAAACTGTCGCCGAGGGTCTCGAGGGTGAAGATGGCGTACTGGGAGTTCCGCGCGCCGGTCTTGATCTGGATATCGGAGATATAGCCCCACAGGTACACGGGTGTGCCCTGCTTGAGGCGGGACTGGAGGGAGTGCGTGTAACGGGTGATGTCGCCGATTTTGCCGATCACCGAGCTGAACAGTTTTCCGGTGAGGTAGAACCCCAGGGTCTGGAGCTCGTTCTCGAAGTCCTCTTTCAGCGTCAGGGGTTTGCACTTCCGGTTCAGGTGGATATCGCATCCGCCGTCGCCGTTATCGAACAGGCCGAGCTGGCCGATTTCTTTCTCTTTCTGTTCCTGCTGGATCTGCGAGATATAGCAGTCGATATTGTTCAGGAGGACCGCCTTCTCCATAAACGGGTCTTCGCCGCCGATCACGGAATCCATCCCTCCGCAGCGGACGAGTATTTCGAGGGTGTTCTTCTTAAATTCGCCGTATCCGCTCATCCTGCGGATAAAGTCGTCCGCGGACGCGAATTTCCCGCCGAGCCGCCGTTCCTCGAGTATCGCGTCGGCGACCGCCTCGCCGATACCCTTGACCCCGCCGAGGCCGTAACGGATCGAATCGCCCCGGTCGGCGAACACCCATTCGCTGTCGTTGATATCCGGCGGGAGCACCGGGATTTGCCGGGCGGCGCATTCCTTGCAGTAGTTGCGGATATCGTCGGACTTCCACATATTCTGCGACAGCAGGGACGCCATGAACTCCACCGGGTAATGGGTCTTGAGATAGGCGGTCTGGTATGCGAGCACCGAGTAGGCCGCGGAATGAGATTTATTGAACGCGTACTCCGAGAAGGGCACCATGATATCGAGGATTTTCCCGGCGAGCTCGGCGGTATACCCGCGCTCGACGCTCCGTTCGATCCAGCCCGGCCGGAGCTTCTCGATCTCTTCCTTCTTTTTCTTCGCCATAATACGGCGCACCATATCGGCCTCGCCGAGACTGTATCCCGCCATAATCTGCCCGATCTGCATCACCTGCTCCTGATACACGATGATACCGTAGGTCGGCATGAGCACCGTCTCGAGGGTCTCGTGATGGCAGTCCACTTCCTCGCGGCCGTGCTTACGCGCGATATAGTTCGGGATGAACTGGATCGGGCCGGGGCGGTATAACGCGTTCATCGCGATCAGGTCTTCGATGGAGTTCGGGCGGAGCTGTTTCAGGTACTCGGTCATCCCGTCCGATTCGAACTGGAATATCCCCATCGTGTAGCCGTTGGTGAATAGCTCGAACACGCGGGGGTCGTCGAGCGGGATACGGTCGATATCTATTTCTTTCCGGTACTTTTTACGGATACGGCTCAGGCAGTCCTTGATCAGCGAGAGGTTGCCGAGGCCGAGGATATCCATTTTGAGGAGACCGTTCGCCTCGAGGTACTCGCCCTCGTACTGCGTGACATTGTCGACGTTACGCTGGTCTTTATAGAGCGGCACGACGTCCTTAAGGGGTTCGTCGGAGATGATCATACCCGAAGCGTGCGTCCCGATATTCCTGATAGTGCCGTCGAGCGCGATCGCGTACTCGATCCACTGCCGCTCGACCGGTTCGCCTTTCGCGCGTAGGTTGCGGATTTCCTGATATTTGTCGGGGTTCTTCTCGAGTATCTTATCGAACGTGTCCTTATCGATCGCGTCCTTGTCGTCGATGAGCTTGGTGACGCCGTTGACTTTATCGAGCGGGATGTCCAGCACGCGCCCGACGTCCTTGAGGGCGTTGCGCATCTTCATCATGCCGAACGTGATGATATCGGCGGTGCGCCCATAACCGTAGGTCGAACGGATATACTCCTTGACCTCGTCGCGGCGGTCGTCCTGGAAGTCGGAATCGATATCGGGCATCGACACGCGTTCCGGGTTCAGGAAACGCTCGAAGAAGAGGCCGTAACGGATGGGGTCGATATTGGTGATATTCATGCAGTACGCGACCAGCGCGCCCGCCGCCGAACCGCGCCCGGGGCCTACGCCGATACCCTGCCGGAGCGCGAAATCCACATAGTCCGCGACGATGAGGAAATAGTTCGAGAAGCCCATCTTCCTGATGACCGCGAGCTCCATTTCGAGACGGTCGATATATTCCGCGGACGGTTCTTTCCCGAAACGGCGCGCGAGCCCCTCGTAGGAAAGTTTATTGAGCATACTGTCCGCGGTCTCGGTCTCGGGTAACGGGTACTGCGGGATATGCATCTTCTTGAGGTAGGGCGTGAGGTCGAACTGGCACATCTCGGAGACCGCGAGAGTATTCGAGATCGCCTCGGGGACTTCGGCGAAAAGTTTGGACATTTCCGCGCCGGTCTTCATATAGAATTCGTTATTGGCGTACCTGAAACGTTTGGGGTCGGACAGAAGGTTCTTGTCGCGGATGGCGAACACGATCTGCTGGAGCATCTCGTCGTCCTTCTCGATATAATGCGCGTCGTTGGTCGCGACAAGGCGCAGGCCGGTCTCCTTCGACACCTCGATGAGGCGTTTCGCGGCGACCAGCTCCTCGGGCATGCCGTGGTTCTGTATCTCGAGGAAAAAGTTCTCCTTACCGAACAGGTCGATATACCACTCGAGAGCCTCGTCGAACTCGGACTGGGCGCCGTTGAGGATATACCACGGGAGTTCGCCGGTGAGGCACGCCGACATCGCGACCAGCCCCTTGCCGTGCTCCGTCAGGACTTCGCGGTCGATACGCGGCTTATAGTAGAACCCCTCCTGGTATCCGATGCTCGACAACTGCATGAGGTTCTTATACCCGTCGTAATCCTTCGCGAGGAGGACGAGGTGGAAATAATTCTTTTCGTTCTTATCCTTGATATAGCGGCCGCGCGGGGAAATATAGAATTCGCATCCGTAGATAGGCTTGATGCCCGCGCTCCTGGCGTACTTGTGGAACTCCATCACGCCGAACATGTTGCCGTGGTCGGTCAGCGCGACCGCGGGTTGGCCGTCGGCAACAGCCTTCGCGATAATCGCGGGAATCTTGGACACACCGTCGAGCACGCTGTAATGCGAATGCAGATGCAGATGGACGAAACCGGACATGCAGCTCCCCTCGTAATTCGACAAATTATAACGGAAAACTTCCGGAATCTCAAGGCGGGGGATAGTTCGGGATATTGTTGCGATATAAAGATTAAGGTAGAAATATTATGGTACGGGCGTTTGTATAGTAAATTTCTTCCGTCCGTGCGCATCGGAAGCCTGTTTGACAAAACTTTACCGGTTTGTTATGATTTATATCGGCAATATTCAATCACGTCCGGGAGATTTCCGGACGCGCCGGAAGGAGATACTTATGAAAAGGTTATGGACTGTTATGATGATGGCGGCGTTCTCGATAGTACTGATAGCCGGGTGCGCGCAGAAGCCCGCGCTTGACTGGAAATCCAAGATCGCTAAGATCGACGCGTTGACCGAGGAAATCCAGAAGAAAGGGACGCTCCTGATGCAGGGCGACACGAATATGGCGAAAGAAGTCGAGAGAATCGACGCCGAATTGATGAAGATCGACGCGGAGTTGGAAGAGATTTATCAGCAGCTTTCCGCCGAAGAGAAGAATGAGCTCGA
This window encodes:
- a CDS encoding glycosyltransferase family 2 protein; this translates as MNDNISRKEGGKLSQEKIDVSVIFVNYNTEKLLQNCIQSIREKTKGLNYELIVVDNASSETSVNFIRENIKNITLIASKENRGFGAGNNLGIPHAGGKYLFFLNCDTILLNNAIKQFYDFMEEHEAEHIGCIGTYLFDKDLKVTNSYGGFHRLFQEIFNRIKKMTRKILRRKKSTPASTTPGETKEVEVIVGADMFVPKNAISECGPFDESFFLYSEENDLQYRMKKKNWKRMIITGPKIIHLEGGSPQNSFRKWNISTVSKIKYFRKHAFILSYLCYKAIVLTSILVMMFIDIFRKKHTAKENTAFLKMCAGEKYIL
- a CDS encoding pyridoxine 5'-phosphate synthase; this encodes MRKKLGVNIDHIATLREARKTNYPDPVEAAVFAELAGADGITAHLREDRRHIQDRDVYILRSTLKTSLNLEMALNPSILEIALKVLPDEVCIVPENREEVTTEGGLDVIANRAKLREFVPALQEKRIVVSLFVDPDPRQIEAAVDCGAEFIEIHTGSYADAKGETVSHAEFEKVRNAAGFAVSIGLRVNAGHGLNYRNVAPICGIPQIEALNIGHSIVSRAVYTGLERAVRDMIDAMK
- a CDS encoding GIY-YIG nuclease family protein codes for the protein MPYMYILQCSDGTYYTGSTWNLEKRLSEHQSGEGANYTSKRLPVSLIYYEEYTRIEDAFNREKQVQGWGHAKKDALMDGDEKLLHQLAICRNVTRVPEEKG
- the dnaE gene encoding DNA polymerase III subunit alpha, with the protein product MSGFVHLHLHSHYSVLDGVSKIPAIIAKAVADGQPAVALTDHGNMFGVMEFHKYARSAGIKPIYGCEFYISPRGRYIKDKNEKNYFHLVLLAKDYDGYKNLMQLSSIGYQEGFYYKPRIDREVLTEHGKGLVAMSACLTGELPWYILNGAQSEFDEALEWYIDLFGKENFFLEIQNHGMPEELVAAKRLIEVSKETGLRLVATNDAHYIEKDDEMLQQIVFAIRDKNLLSDPKRFRYANNEFYMKTGAEMSKLFAEVPEAISNTLAVSEMCQFDLTPYLKKMHIPQYPLPETETADSMLNKLSYEGLARRFGKEPSAEYIDRLEMELAVIRKMGFSNYFLIVADYVDFALRQGIGVGPGRGSAAGALVAYCMNITNIDPIRYGLFFERFLNPERVSMPDIDSDFQDDRRDEVKEYIRSTYGYGRTADIITFGMMKMRNALKDVGRVLDIPLDKVNGVTKLIDDKDAIDKDTFDKILEKNPDKYQEIRNLRAKGEPVERQWIEYAIALDGTIRNIGTHASGMIISDEPLKDVVPLYKDQRNVDNVTQYEGEYLEANGLLKMDILGLGNLSLIKDCLSRIRKKYRKEIDIDRIPLDDPRVFELFTNGYTMGIFQFESDGMTEYLKQLRPNSIEDLIAMNALYRPGPIQFIPNYIARKHGREEVDCHHETLETVLMPTYGIIVYQEQVMQIGQIMAGYSLGEADMVRRIMAKKKKEEIEKLRPGWIERSVERGYTAELAGKILDIMVPFSEYAFNKSHSAAYSVLAYQTAYLKTHYPVEFMASLLSQNMWKSDDIRNYCKECAARQIPVLPPDINDSEWVFADRGDSIRYGLGGVKGIGEAVADAILEERRLGGKFASADDFIRRMSGYGEFKKNTLEILVRCGGMDSVIGGEDPFMEKAVLLNNIDCYISQIQQEQKEKEIGQLGLFDNGDGGCDIHLNRKCKPLTLKEDFENELQTLGFYLTGKLFSSVIGKIGDITRYTHSLQSRLKQGTPVYLWGYISDIQIKTGARNSQYAIFTLETLGDSFRFFLFSEKYEQFKPFIQPTSFVCVRVVITQGNNGLQYDVASVRPIDDLTGARESFTELHMYIENAHTGNGFADKLDKLRELAREQSNRGQIKLVFHTFEENTPVTVNASDRYSTRYSRELIEHIKTLPNLKGYWMY